TACAGCCCACCAATGTTGTTGTCACGATCAGCGCAGCCGCGCCCCACATCATTTTATTCATTAAAACCTCATAGCAATAAGCACTCATCAAACAGATAAACTCACCCGATAATAACCGCTAAGCTTGTCGTTTTGTATTATTAACCGTGTTTGTTCAGCTACGGTTGGGTCGTGGGGCGAATAGTGCGACAAGAAATATGTTCTGCCAATCGGATAACCCTGAATCAATTAAGCGCAGGGGGAGGCCAGAGAAGTCGTATCCTCTGGCATATAAAAGACTAGCTGCCGCTCAACATGGCTGACTCAATGCGGCGTTGATTAAATTGCCAGTACAGCCCAACGAGTGTAATTAAACCAATAACGCCCAGCAGGAACCAGGGTAACTCGGGCATTTCCAGCGTTCGGCCGGTATCGTACATCCAACCCCCGCCGGTGTAACCCAGTGCACCACCGAGGGCCAGTCCAAGACGGCTAAAGCCCATATAGCTACCGCGTGCGCGCGAATCTGCCAGTGAAGCACTCAGTGTCTCGCGGGCGGGTTCGGCAATAATAGAACCCATATAGAAGAAGCAAATAAACATAAACAATGTTTGCAGATGGGTAATCAGGCCTACAGGGAACAGGCTCAATGTCATTATCAACAAACCGAACATTAAACGCTGTTCAAGGCGAAAACGCTTTTCGCTCCAGCGGGCAATCGGGTAGAGCAAAGTCAGTGAGAGTGCGGCTTCAATGGCATACATCCATTTAACCGCAGCAGGGGAGCCGGCAATTTCATTGACCACAATCGGCAGCATCAGCATGACCTGCACCGACAACATGTAATACCCGGTCAGGGTTAGGACATAGGTGACAAAACGGCGATCACGTAGTACGCGCATCAGGCCTTCTTTCATCGGCGCGCGTACGGTGGAGATTCGATAAGCCGGCAGCAGCCAGACGTTCCAGCCTGCGGCCAATATAAAGATAACTGCGCCGGTCCAGCAGACAAAATGGAAGTCGTATTGCAGCAGCCAACTGCCGATCAATGCGCCAATGACTGCCCCCGCACTGTCTTGCATCATCAAGAGGGAATAGAAACGGCCA
The sequence above is drawn from the Yersinia enterocolitica subsp. enterocolitica genome and encodes:
- the mdtH gene encoding multidrug efflux MFS transporter MdtH; amino-acid sequence: MALVSQARSLGKYFLLLDNLLVVLGFFVVFPLISIRFVDQLGWAAVLVGLALGLRQLVQQGLGIFGGAIADRFGAKPMIVTGMLMRAAGFALMAMADEPWILWLACALSGLGGTLFDPPRTALVIKLTRPHERGRFYSLLMMQDSAGAVIGALIGSWLLQYDFHFVCWTGAVIFILAAGWNVWLLPAYRISTVRAPMKEGLMRVLRDRRFVTYVLTLTGYYMLSVQVMLMLPIVVNEIAGSPAAVKWMYAIEAALSLTLLYPIARWSEKRFRLEQRLMFGLLIMTLSLFPVGLITHLQTLFMFICFFYMGSIIAEPARETLSASLADSRARGSYMGFSRLGLALGGALGYTGGGWMYDTGRTLEMPELPWFLLGVIGLITLVGLYWQFNQRRIESAMLSGS